One window from the genome of Lysobacter helvus encodes:
- a CDS encoding ATP-binding protein codes for MASEQPPDARTRGALFDDRWRPRSLQSRQLLAASLGLVAFLALAGYALDRAFLETARSNLRTRLESYALAYARGIEFLRDGTLYVPDIPPEARFERPGSGLYAEVVLPNGHWDSASARGPDLPLGPMLAPAAERFEGPLPITRSDGKPGEIYRLGKGLVWAEGGPEAEFPYTVYISEDTSALSQQVRVFRRALWGYLGGAGLVLLLLQMLVLRWSLRPLRQVVAELKRVHRGQIARMSARHPRELEPLTESINAFIQSERENLDRQRNTLADLAHSLKTPLAVLRSRLDTPTPEAELREEVATQLRRMNDMVGYQLARAASSGHALFSAPIEVETHAEQIVRGLEKVYAGRGVLCEFDFDPNARFHGEPGDLQELLGNLLENAFKWARSRVLLTVRVGDTSPGRRDGLLLAVDDDGPGIEPDRVTQLLQRGVRGDERVQGHGIGLAIVQDIVRGYRGELEVGRSEELGGARFEVRLPPGL; via the coding sequence ATGGCGTCTGAGCAGCCCCCCGACGCGCGCACGCGCGGCGCACTGTTCGACGATCGCTGGCGCCCGCGCTCGCTGCAGTCGCGGCAACTGCTCGCGGCCAGCCTCGGCCTCGTCGCCTTCCTCGCCCTGGCCGGCTACGCGCTGGATCGCGCGTTCCTCGAAACCGCCCGCAGCAACCTGCGCACGCGCCTGGAAAGCTACGCGCTGGCCTACGCGCGCGGCATCGAATTCCTGCGCGACGGCACCCTCTACGTCCCCGACATCCCGCCCGAAGCGCGCTTCGAACGCCCCGGCAGCGGCCTGTACGCGGAAGTAGTGCTGCCGAACGGCCACTGGGATTCCGCGTCGGCGCGCGGCCCCGACCTCCCGCTCGGCCCGATGCTCGCGCCCGCCGCCGAACGCTTCGAAGGCCCGCTCCCCATCACGCGCAGCGACGGCAAGCCCGGCGAGATCTACCGCCTCGGCAAGGGCCTGGTGTGGGCCGAGGGCGGACCGGAAGCCGAGTTCCCGTACACCGTCTACATCTCCGAAGACACCAGCGCGCTGTCGCAGCAGGTGCGCGTGTTCCGCCGCGCGTTGTGGGGCTACCTCGGCGGCGCGGGCCTCGTGCTGTTGCTGCTGCAGATGCTCGTGTTGCGCTGGAGCCTGCGTCCCTTGCGCCAGGTGGTCGCCGAACTCAAGCGCGTGCACCGCGGCCAGATCGCGCGCATGAGCGCGCGCCATCCGCGCGAACTCGAACCGCTCACCGAAAGCATCAACGCCTTCATCCAGAGCGAGCGCGAAAACCTCGACCGCCAGCGCAACACGCTGGCCGACCTCGCGCACAGCCTCAAGACGCCGCTCGCCGTGCTGCGTTCGCGCCTGGACACGCCGACGCCGGAAGCGGAGCTGCGCGAGGAAGTCGCCACGCAGTTGCGGCGCATGAACGACATGGTGGGCTACCAGCTCGCGCGCGCCGCCTCGAGCGGCCACGCCCTGTTCTCCGCGCCCATCGAAGTGGAAACGCACGCCGAGCAGATCGTGCGCGGCCTGGAAAAGGTCTACGCCGGCCGCGGCGTGCTGTGCGAATTCGATTTCGATCCCAACGCGCGCTTCCACGGCGAACCCGGCGACTTGCAGGAACTGCTGGGCAACCTGCTCGAGAACGCGTTCAAGTGGGCGCGTTCGCGCGTGCTGCTCACCGTGCGCGTGGGCGACACCTCGCCCGGGCGTCGCGACGGCTTGTTGCTGGCGGTGGACGACGACGGCCCCGGCATCGAACCCGATCGCGTGACGCAGCTCCTGCAACGCGGCGTGCGCGGCGACGAACGCGTGCAGGGCCACGGCATCGGCCTTGCGATCGTGCAGGACATCGTGCGCGGCTATCGCGGCGAGCTGGAAGTGGGGCGCTCGGAAGAACTCGGCGGCGCGCGTTTCGAAGTGCGGTTGCCGCCCGGCCTGTGA
- a CDS encoding type III pantothenate kinase: MTQHWLFDFGNTRLKGAPFAAGAVGDVRAFAPGDMTALPYGDVAYLSSVAPEAHRVALIDALTQRFRRIAIARTSARFGPLRIAYADPQKLGVDRFLAMVAACESAPALVVGVGTALTIDLVDEHGRHLGGRIAPSPTLMRETLHARVAQLPVEGGVYTEFAADTEDALASGCEGAAIALVERSLAVATQALGRAPRVLLHGGGADAMRAHLAGVESRPALVLEGLARWAALETAA; the protein is encoded by the coding sequence ATGACGCAGCACTGGTTGTTCGATTTCGGCAACACGCGACTGAAGGGCGCGCCGTTCGCGGCGGGCGCCGTCGGCGACGTGCGCGCGTTCGCGCCCGGCGACATGACCGCGTTGCCGTACGGCGACGTCGCGTACCTGTCGTCCGTCGCGCCCGAAGCGCATCGCGTTGCGTTGATCGACGCGCTGACGCAACGCTTCCGCCGCATCGCGATCGCGCGCACGTCCGCGCGTTTCGGTCCCTTGCGCATCGCGTACGCCGATCCGCAGAAGCTGGGCGTCGACCGCTTCCTCGCGATGGTCGCCGCGTGCGAATCGGCGCCCGCGCTGGTCGTCGGCGTCGGCACCGCGCTCACCATCGACCTCGTCGACGAACACGGCCGGCACCTCGGCGGCCGCATCGCGCCGTCGCCGACGCTGATGCGCGAAACCTTGCATGCGCGCGTGGCGCAGTTGCCGGTCGAAGGCGGTGTGTACACCGAATTCGCCGCCGACACCGAAGATGCGCTCGCGTCCGGTTGCGAAGGCGCCGCCATCGCGCTCGTCGAACGCAGCCTCGCCGTCGCCACGCAAGCCCTCGGCCGCGCCCCGCGCGTGTTGCTGCATGGCGGTGGCGCCGATGCGATGCGCGCGCACCTGGCCGGCGTCGAATCGCGCCCCGCGCTGGTGCTGGAAGGCCTCGCGCGCTGGGCCGCGCTGGAGACCGCCGCATGA
- a CDS encoding SPOR domain-containing protein, with amino-acid sequence MMYRALLVLLVAINVGVVAWWATRKPPAQETPIDMPADVPRLQLLEEVPAARRPKATAVAKVPVAPTQCVSFGPFANPAALRRAHELLVPRVVIARVREVPLGKPTGWRVYIPALATKEAAQAMADRILAAGLDDLFVMPSGPDRNGIALGRFGNEDAARRRLAQLEAAGFTAQVAPLGDVATEGWIDAGASAAFDPARAAQDIAAAQARPLDCATFQQAALR; translated from the coding sequence ATGATGTATCGCGCGCTGCTCGTGTTGCTGGTGGCGATCAACGTCGGCGTCGTCGCGTGGTGGGCGACGCGCAAACCGCCCGCGCAGGAAACACCGATCGACATGCCGGCCGACGTGCCGCGCCTGCAGTTGCTGGAAGAAGTGCCGGCCGCGCGGCGCCCGAAGGCCACCGCAGTGGCAAAGGTGCCCGTCGCGCCGACGCAATGCGTGTCGTTCGGTCCCTTCGCCAATCCCGCTGCGCTGCGTCGCGCGCACGAACTCCTCGTGCCGCGCGTCGTGATCGCGCGCGTGCGCGAAGTGCCGCTCGGCAAGCCCACCGGATGGCGCGTCTACATCCCGGCGCTGGCGACGAAGGAAGCCGCGCAGGCAATGGCCGACCGCATCCTGGCCGCGGGCCTGGACGACCTGTTCGTCATGCCGTCCGGCCCCGACCGGAACGGCATCGCGCTGGGCCGCTTCGGCAACGAAGACGCCGCGCGCCGTCGCCTCGCGCAGCTGGAGGCCGCCGGCTTCACGGCGCAGGTCGCCCCGCTCGGGGATGTCGCCACGGAAGGCTGGATCGATGCCGGCGCCTCCGCCGCGTTCGATCCGGCGCGCGCCGCGCAGGACATCGCCGCCGCCCAGGCGCGCCCGCTGGATTGCGCGACTTTCCAACAAGCAGCGCTGCGCTAA
- a CDS encoding zinc-dependent peptidase yields the protein MRNWFRRFLRPASLDPDSWLRACAGVPFVSALDATRKARLQALVTRFLHDKTITPIGDLALDDVQRMQLAALCCLPLIEFGEEGLHGWSQLLVYPGAFRVHRAHTDAADAMAEWDGVMQPAHEGYEDLIGEAWEAGPVVLSMEDVLADLAAPRDGCCVAVHEIAHKLDALDGAMDGTPPLPRAWQKEWARDFQQAFDHMGKQVDANRRTKLDPYAAEAPEEFFAVCTEYHFSAPALLREAYPKVAAHLAKFYGASPMA from the coding sequence TTGCGGAACTGGTTCCGGCGCTTCCTGCGCCCTGCGTCCCTCGATCCCGACTCGTGGCTCCGCGCCTGCGCGGGCGTTCCCTTCGTCAGTGCACTGGATGCAACGCGCAAGGCGCGACTGCAAGCGCTGGTCACGCGCTTTTTGCACGACAAGACCATCACCCCGATCGGCGACCTCGCGCTCGACGACGTGCAACGCATGCAACTCGCCGCGTTGTGCTGCCTGCCGCTGATCGAATTCGGCGAAGAAGGCCTGCACGGGTGGTCGCAACTGCTCGTGTATCCCGGCGCGTTCCGCGTGCACCGCGCGCACACCGATGCCGCCGATGCGATGGCGGAATGGGACGGCGTGATGCAACCCGCGCACGAAGGCTACGAAGACCTGATCGGCGAAGCATGGGAAGCCGGGCCCGTGGTGCTGTCGATGGAGGACGTGCTGGCCGACCTGGCCGCGCCGCGCGATGGCTGCTGCGTGGCGGTGCACGAGATCGCGCACAAGCTCGATGCGCTCGACGGCGCGATGGACGGCACGCCGCCGTTGCCGCGCGCGTGGCAGAAAGAATGGGCGCGCGATTTCCAGCAGGCCTTCGACCACATGGGCAAGCAGGTCGACGCGAACCGCCGCACGAAGCTCGATCCCTACGCCGCCGAAGCGCCCGAGGAATTCTTCGCGGTGTGCACCGAATACCACTTCAGCGCGCCGGCGTTGCTGCGCGAGGCGTATCCGAAAGTCGCGGCGCACCTGGCGAAGTTCTACGGCGCCTCGCCGATGGCGTGA
- a CDS encoding entericidin A/B family lipoprotein, which translates to MKRTFALMLLALFSMNMLAACNTVAGAGKDVQKAGEKVETKAEDCKDSHC; encoded by the coding sequence ATGAAGCGCACGTTCGCCCTGATGCTCCTCGCGCTGTTCTCGATGAACATGCTTGCCGCTTGCAACACCGTTGCCGGCGCCGGCAAGGACGTCCAGAAGGCGGGCGAGAAGGTCGAGACCAAGGCCGAGGATTGCAAGGACAGCCATTGCTGA
- a CDS encoding response regulator transcription factor, giving the protein MRILLVEDEAPLRETLSARLKREGFAVDSAQDGEEGLYMGREVPFDLGIIDLGLPKMSGMELIKALRDEGKKFPVLILTARSSWQDKVEGLKQGADDYLVKPFHVEELLARINALVRRAAGWSKPTLECGPVVLDLAAQTVTVNGSNVDLTSYEYKVLEYLMMHAGELVSKADLTEHIYQQDFDRDSNVLEVFIGRLRKKLDPDGELKPIETVRGRGYRFAIPRSGE; this is encoded by the coding sequence ATGCGCATCCTGCTCGTCGAAGACGAAGCACCGCTTCGAGAAACACTCTCTGCACGCCTGAAGCGGGAAGGCTTCGCCGTCGATTCCGCCCAGGACGGCGAGGAAGGCCTCTACATGGGCCGCGAAGTCCCGTTCGACCTCGGCATCATCGACCTGGGCCTGCCCAAGATGTCGGGCATGGAGCTGATCAAGGCGCTCCGCGACGAGGGCAAGAAATTCCCGGTGCTCATCCTCACCGCGCGTTCGAGCTGGCAGGACAAGGTCGAGGGCCTGAAGCAGGGCGCCGACGACTACCTGGTCAAGCCCTTCCACGTCGAAGAGCTGCTGGCGCGCATCAACGCGCTGGTGCGCCGCGCCGCGGGCTGGAGCAAGCCCACGCTGGAATGCGGCCCGGTGGTCCTGGACCTCGCCGCGCAGACGGTCACGGTCAACGGTTCCAACGTCGACCTCACCAGCTACGAGTACAAGGTGCTCGAGTACCTGATGATGCATGCGGGCGAGCTGGTCTCGAAGGCCGACCTCACCGAGCACATCTACCAGCAGGATTTCGACCGCGACTCCAACGTGCTCGAAGTCTTCATCGGCCGCCTGCGCAAGAAACTGGACCCGGACGGCGAACTCAAGCCGATCGAGACCGTGCGCGGCCGCGGCTATCGCTTCGCCATCCCGCGCAGCGGGGAGTGA
- the rocF gene encoding arginase, translated as MSRTFPPVSLLGAPTDVGAGHRGAGLGPEALRIAGLPEALVARGIDLIDRGNIDGPRNPWTPPDDGYRHLKEVTDWNRMVMHAVEAELDAGRMPILLGGDHCLGVGSITAVARHCRKTGKKLRVLWLDAHADFNTHNVTPSGNIHGMPVACLCGLGPRELTHLGGDAPAMSAGDIRQIGIRSVDEGEKRLVKEHGLDVYDMRYIDEVGMKRAMEEALDGVDDNTHVHVSFDVDFLDPSIAPGVGTTVPGGPNYREAQLVMEMIADSGRMGSLDIVELNPLLDAQNATAKLAVDLVESLFGKSTLMRD; from the coding sequence ATGAGCCGCACATTCCCCCCCGTTTCGCTCCTGGGTGCGCCGACCGACGTCGGCGCCGGTCATCGCGGTGCGGGCCTCGGGCCCGAAGCGCTGCGCATCGCGGGGCTGCCCGAAGCCCTCGTCGCGCGCGGCATCGACCTCATCGATCGCGGCAACATCGACGGTCCGCGCAATCCGTGGACGCCGCCGGACGACGGCTACCGGCACCTGAAGGAAGTGACGGACTGGAACCGCATGGTCATGCACGCGGTGGAAGCCGAACTCGACGCGGGCCGCATGCCCATCCTCCTCGGCGGCGACCACTGCCTCGGCGTCGGGTCCATCACGGCGGTCGCGCGCCACTGCCGCAAGACCGGCAAGAAGCTGCGCGTGCTGTGGCTCGATGCGCACGCCGACTTCAACACGCACAACGTCACGCCGTCGGGGAACATCCACGGCATGCCCGTCGCCTGCCTGTGCGGCCTGGGCCCGCGCGAACTCACGCACCTCGGTGGCGATGCCCCCGCGATGTCGGCGGGCGACATCCGCCAGATCGGCATCCGGTCCGTCGACGAAGGCGAGAAGCGCCTGGTGAAGGAACACGGCCTCGACGTCTACGACATGCGTTACATCGACGAAGTCGGCATGAAGCGCGCGATGGAAGAAGCCCTCGACGGTGTGGACGACAACACGCACGTGCACGTGAGCTTCGACGTGGATTTCCTCGACCCCAGCATCGCGCCGGGCGTGGGCACCACCGTGCCCGGCGGCCCCAACTACCGCGAAGCGCAGCTGGTGATGGAAATGATCGCCGACAGTGGCCGCATGGGTTCGCTCGACATCGTGGAGCTCAACCCGTTGCTCGATGCGCAGAACGCCACCGCGAAGCTCGCCGTCGACCTCGTGGAAAGCCTGTTCGGCAAGTCCACGCTGATGCGCGATTGA
- the birA gene encoding bifunctional biotin--[acetyl-CoA-carboxylase] ligase/biotin operon repressor BirA, which yields MDDRALLTRLAAGPASGDVLAREAGLGRAAVWKRIQALRAAGVGISARPGVGYALDRPLDFLDAQALRDAIAPGAREGLALLEVAWSIDSTSTELLRRTTPVRGADVLLAERQTGGRGRRGRTWASPLAAHLYLSLARSFSGGLGRLGGLSLVAGIAVVEALHAMGHASVRLKWPNDIVVPEGATLRKLGGLLVEGGGEHAGPVRAVLGLGLNVHMPDVFARDIGQPWIDLATLGETRARNAIAADVLSHLLPALEAFDREGLDPFLPRYAALDALAGRAIDLHLHDGIRHATSEGLAPDGALRVRLDDGAVRVVHSGEVSVRMQGA from the coding sequence ATGGATGACCGCGCCCTCCTGACCCGCCTCGCCGCGGGCCCCGCCAGCGGCGACGTGCTCGCCCGCGAGGCCGGGCTCGGCCGCGCCGCGGTCTGGAAGCGGATCCAGGCCCTGCGGGCCGCCGGCGTGGGGATTTCGGCCCGCCCCGGCGTCGGCTACGCGCTCGACCGGCCGCTCGATTTCCTGGACGCGCAGGCCCTGCGCGACGCCATCGCCCCGGGCGCTCGTGAGGGATTGGCCCTCCTCGAAGTGGCCTGGTCCATCGACTCGACGAGTACCGAACTGCTGCGCCGCACAACGCCCGTGCGCGGCGCCGACGTGTTGCTGGCCGAACGCCAGACCGGCGGCCGCGGCCGTCGCGGTCGCACCTGGGCCTCGCCGCTGGCCGCGCACCTCTACCTCTCGCTCGCGCGGTCCTTCAGCGGCGGCCTCGGTCGTCTCGGCGGTTTGAGCCTCGTCGCCGGCATCGCCGTGGTCGAAGCGCTGCATGCGATGGGCCACGCTTCGGTGCGACTGAAATGGCCGAACGACATCGTCGTGCCCGAGGGCGCCACGCTGCGGAAGCTGGGCGGCCTGCTCGTCGAAGGCGGTGGCGAACACGCCGGCCCCGTGCGCGCGGTGCTGGGCCTGGGCCTCAACGTGCACATGCCCGACGTGTTTGCCCGCGACATCGGGCAACCCTGGATCGACCTGGCCACGCTGGGTGAAACCCGCGCGCGCAACGCGATCGCCGCGGACGTCCTCTCGCACCTGCTGCCCGCGCTCGAAGCCTTCGATCGCGAGGGCCTCGATCCGTTCCTCCCGCGCTACGCCGCGCTCGACGCACTCGCCGGCCGCGCGATCGACCTGCACCTGCACGATGGCATCCGCCACGCCACGAGCGAGGGCCTCGCGCCCGACGGCGCATTGCGCGTGCGCCTCGACGACGGCGCGGTGCGTGTGGTCCACTCCGGCGAAGTCAGCGTCCGGATGCAGGGAGCATGA